The Amycolatopsis jiangsuensis nucleotide sequence CCGACGCCGAAGGGGAGACCGACGCCGCCGAGCGGGCTTCGGAACTCGCGGATGAGTGACGCACTCCTCGCCGGTTACGACGCGGTGCTGTTCGACCTCGACGGCACCGTGTACCACGGCGCGCAGGTGATCCACGGCGCTCCTGAGACGGTGACGGCGGTGCGCAACCAGGGCACCGCCGTGCGGTTCGTGACCAACAACGCGTCGAAGGCGCCCGAAGACGTCGTCGCGCACCTGCGGGACCTCGGCTTGTCCGCGGAGTCCGCTGAGGTGCACACGAGCGCCCAGGCTGGGGTCGCCGTGCTCGGCGAGAGGCTGTCGAAGGGCGCTGAAGTGCTCGTCGTCGGTACTGAGTCGCTCGCGGATGAGGTCGCCGCGGCCGGGCTCGCGCCGGTGCGCAAGGCGGGCGACGGCGTGGCGGCGGTGGTGCAAGGGCACTCCCCGGACAACGCTTGGGCCGACCTCGCCGAAGCGTGCCTCGCGATTCGCGCGGGCGCGCTGTGGGTCGCCTGCAACGTCGACGCGACGCTGCCCAGCGAGCGCGGGCTGCTGCCAGGCAACGGCTCCATGGTCGCTGCCCTGCGCACGGCCACCGAGGCGGAGCCCGTCGTCGCCGGGAAACCCCAGCCGCTGCTGTTCGAGACGGCCGCGCGGTCTGCGGGCGCGAACCGGCCGCTGGTCGTCGGGGACCGGCTGGACACCGACATCGCCGGCGCGGTCGCGGCCGGGCTCGACGTGCTGTGCGTGCTGACCGGTGTCGCGACGCCGGCCACGCTGCTGCGTGCCGTGCCCGCCGAGCGGCCCACCCACCTCGGCTCCGACCTGACAGCGCTGACCCGGCCGGCCGAGGAGCTGCGCGTCGGCTCGCGGCCCGGCTGGGAGGTCGGAGAGGGCGACGTGCTCACCGCGCGGGGCGACGGCGATCCACTCGACCTGCTTCGCACGCTGTGTGCCGCCGCCTGGCGGACCGGGGTGAGCACCGTGCGCGCCGAGGGCGACGCGGCCGGTGCCGCGCTGACCCGGCTTGGCCTCGCCTGACTGGTAGTTTGGGCACGTGCATCCGAACGTCCACCCCGTTCCCGGGCCACCGCCGACCCCCGGCCCGCAGCAGACCGATCCCC carries:
- a CDS encoding HAD-IIA family hydrolase — encoded protein: MSDALLAGYDAVLFDLDGTVYHGAQVIHGAPETVTAVRNQGTAVRFVTNNASKAPEDVVAHLRDLGLSAESAEVHTSAQAGVAVLGERLSKGAEVLVVGTESLADEVAAAGLAPVRKAGDGVAAVVQGHSPDNAWADLAEACLAIRAGALWVACNVDATLPSERGLLPGNGSMVAALRTATEAEPVVAGKPQPLLFETAARSAGANRPLVVGDRLDTDIAGAVAAGLDVLCVLTGVATPATLLRAVPAERPTHLGSDLTALTRPAEELRVGSRPGWEVGEGDVLTARGDGDPLDLLRTLCAAAWRTGVSTVRAEGDAAGAALTRLGLA